From the Pseudomonas sp. SORT22 genome, one window contains:
- a CDS encoding XRE family transcriptional regulator — protein sequence MNTSGDRLKALLSECNLSPSDFAAQRKVTPQHVNNWFKRGVPLARLDEIAELLCVRSRWLRNGEGPKHPNPLPRLNSQAARPGVEGPDASALAAHSYNDIQVPFYSIQTRQLKPVEDRYLRLPLRALDAVGVDPGDALCLSMPGHNMSPLLPRGTTLAVDRSLTRVVEGEIYALLHNGRLRINSLSRRANGALRLHSQDSDEYPTETYSPAQLKTQRLEVLGWVFWWGHLRDSRPG from the coding sequence ATGAATACATCCGGTGATCGTCTCAAAGCGCTCCTGAGCGAGTGCAACCTGTCCCCTTCCGACTTTGCCGCGCAGCGCAAGGTTACGCCGCAGCACGTCAACAACTGGTTCAAGCGCGGCGTGCCCCTGGCCCGGCTGGATGAAATCGCCGAACTGCTGTGCGTGCGCAGCCGCTGGCTGCGCAACGGCGAAGGCCCCAAGCACCCCAACCCCTTGCCGCGCCTCAACAGCCAGGCCGCCCGCCCAGGCGTTGAAGGCCCCGATGCCAGCGCGCTGGCGGCGCATAGCTACAACGACATCCAGGTGCCGTTCTACAGCATCCAGACTCGCCAGCTAAAACCGGTCGAAGACCGTTACCTGCGCCTGCCGCTGCGTGCCCTCGACGCCGTCGGCGTCGACCCCGGCGATGCCCTGTGCCTGAGCATGCCCGGGCACAACATGAGCCCGCTGCTGCCACGCGGCACCACCCTGGCCGTCGACCGCAGCCTGACCCGGGTGGTCGAAGGCGAAATCTATGCCTTGCTGCACAACGGCCGCCTGCGCATCAACAGCCTCAGCCGCCGCGCCAACGGCGCCTTGCGCCTGCACAGCCAGGACAGCGACGAATACCCCACCGAAACCTACAGCCCGGCACAACTGAAAACCCAGCGTCTGGAAGTACTGGGCTGGGTATTCTGGTGGGGCCACCTGCGCGACAGCCGCCCGGGCTGA
- the rtcR gene encoding RNA repair transcriptional activator RtcR translates to MSKRSVAIGFLGTTLDRNGKGAARWQRWRPTISLCQQAQTPIDRLELIHGTSARDLGLAERIREDIQSISPHTEVRLQPMVLRNPWDFEEVYGALHDFASAYPFDTEHEDYLVHITTGTHVAQICWFLLTEARYLPARLIQTSPARGKEDIADPAGTSTLIDLDLSRYDHIASRFQREQADSLNFLKAGIATRNAAFNRSIEQIERVALRSRAPMLLVGPTGAGKSFLARRIYELKRGRHQLEGRFVEVNCATLRGDGAMSTLFGHSKGAFTGAQNAREGLLRAADGGMLFLDEIGELGADEQAMLLKAIEEKRFFPLGSDREVESDFQLIAGTHRDLRSRVAEGLFREDLYARINLWTFALPGLAGRREDIEPNIDFELQRHAREQNRQVRFNLEAKRRYLAFANSPQARWAGNFRELSASITRMATLADSGRIDEPLVLEEIERLQHAWGLEQGADPLDALLGDQALDQFDRLQLQAVLKVCGNARTLSEAGRQLFDVSRLEKEKPNDADRLRKYLARFGLDWNQLKG, encoded by the coding sequence ATGAGCAAGCGCAGCGTCGCCATCGGCTTTCTCGGCACCACCCTGGATCGCAACGGCAAAGGCGCGGCGCGCTGGCAGCGCTGGCGGCCGACCATCAGCCTGTGCCAGCAGGCACAAACCCCCATCGACCGCCTGGAGCTGATCCACGGCACCAGCGCTCGCGACCTGGGCCTGGCCGAGCGCATTCGCGAAGATATCCAGAGCATCTCGCCGCACACCGAGGTGCGTTTGCAGCCGATGGTTCTGCGTAACCCTTGGGACTTCGAGGAGGTCTATGGCGCGCTGCACGACTTTGCCAGCGCCTACCCCTTCGATACCGAGCACGAGGACTACCTGGTGCATATCACCACCGGTACCCACGTGGCGCAGATCTGCTGGTTCCTGCTGACCGAGGCGCGCTACCTGCCGGCGCGGCTGATCCAGACCTCGCCAGCGCGCGGCAAGGAAGACATCGCCGACCCGGCCGGCACCAGCACGCTGATTGACCTCGACCTGTCGCGCTATGACCACATCGCATCGCGCTTTCAGCGCGAACAGGCCGACAGCCTGAATTTTCTCAAGGCCGGCATCGCTACCCGCAACGCCGCCTTCAACCGTTCCATCGAGCAGATCGAGCGGGTGGCGCTGCGCTCACGGGCACCGATGCTGCTGGTCGGCCCGACCGGCGCTGGCAAGTCGTTCCTGGCTCGGCGCATCTATGAGCTCAAGCGCGGCCGCCATCAGCTGGAGGGACGCTTCGTTGAAGTGAACTGCGCCACCCTGCGCGGCGACGGCGCCATGTCGACACTGTTTGGCCATAGCAAAGGCGCCTTCACCGGCGCCCAGAACGCCCGCGAAGGTCTACTGCGCGCCGCCGATGGCGGCATGTTGTTCCTTGATGAAATCGGCGAACTGGGCGCTGATGAACAAGCCATGCTGCTCAAGGCCATCGAAGAAAAACGCTTCTTCCCGCTGGGCTCGGACCGTGAGGTAGAGAGCGACTTCCAGCTGATCGCCGGCACCCACCGCGACCTGCGCAGCCGGGTCGCCGAAGGGCTGTTTCGCGAAGACCTTTACGCGCGCATCAACCTCTGGACCTTCGCCCTGCCAGGCCTGGCAGGGCGCCGCGAAGACATCGAGCCGAACATCGATTTCGAACTGCAGCGCCATGCCCGCGAACAGAACCGCCAGGTGCGCTTCAACCTCGAAGCCAAGCGCCGCTACCTGGCCTTTGCCAACTCGCCGCAAGCGCGCTGGGCCGGTAACTTTCGCGAGCTGTCGGCGTCGATCACGCGCATGGCCACCCTCGCCGACAGCGGCCGTATCGACGAGCCGCTGGTACTGGAAGAAATCGAGCGCCTGCAACACGCCTGGGGCCTGGAGCAAGGTGCCGACCCACTCGACGCCTTGCTCGGCGACCAGGCCCTTGACCAGTTCGACCGTCTGCAACTGCAGGCGGTACTCAAGGTGTGCGGCAACGCCCGCACACTGTCCGAGGCCGGGCGCCAGCTGTTCGATGTTTCGCGCCTGGAAAAAGAAAAGCCCAATGACGCCGACCGTTTGCGCAAATACCTGGCGCGCTTTGGCCTGGACTGGAATCAACTCAAGGGCTGA
- a CDS encoding LysR substrate-binding domain-containing protein encodes MELMQIRMFKTVYDTGSIARAAEVLHYVPSNITARIKALEQELGVALFFRHGRGLKISPAGETFLEYATQMLALVEASKAALSPQAMPSGRLRIGAIESSASGRLPRLLAEYHARFPQVSLELSTGTWSQLLDDVLNHRLDGAIVAVEVERPLLKRTPMYQEDLVLIAPESLGPIRSAEDLQGKAIFMWPEGCPYRAALEHWLLEQGQRLPIVGIASYGAIVSCVSAGAGVSLVPRGIFEQYRKGAGWSGHEFAELKAISNAFYWHAQAARHPARDAFVQMLREGLAPDAIRSGT; translated from the coding sequence ATGGAGCTGATGCAGATTCGCATGTTCAAGACGGTCTACGACACCGGCAGCATCGCCCGTGCGGCCGAGGTGTTGCACTACGTGCCGTCGAACATCACTGCGCGGATCAAGGCGCTTGAACAAGAGCTGGGCGTGGCGCTGTTCTTTCGCCATGGTCGCGGTTTGAAGATCAGCCCGGCAGGCGAAACCTTCCTTGAATACGCCACCCAGATGCTCGCCCTGGTCGAAGCCTCGAAGGCCGCTCTGAGCCCGCAAGCCATGCCCAGCGGGCGCCTGCGTATCGGCGCCATCGAGTCCTCGGCCAGTGGCCGGCTTCCGCGGCTACTGGCCGAATACCATGCGCGCTTCCCGCAGGTATCACTGGAATTGAGCACGGGCACCTGGTCGCAACTGCTCGATGACGTGCTCAACCATCGCCTCGACGGGGCGATTGTCGCAGTGGAGGTCGAGCGGCCGTTGCTCAAGCGCACGCCCATGTACCAGGAAGACCTGGTGCTGATCGCGCCTGAATCGTTGGGGCCGATTCGCAGCGCTGAAGACCTGCAGGGCAAGGCCATCTTCATGTGGCCGGAAGGTTGCCCATACCGCGCGGCTCTGGAGCACTGGTTGCTCGAACAGGGGCAAAGACTGCCGATTGTCGGCATTGCCAGCTATGGCGCCATCGTCAGTTGCGTCAGTGCTGGCGCCGGAGTGTCGCTGGTGCCCAGGGGCATCTTCGAGCAATACCGCAAGGGCGCCGGCTGGAGCGGCCATGAGTTCGCCGAACTCAAGGCCATTAGCAACGCCTTCTACTGGCATGCCCAGGCAGCAAGGCATCCGGCCCGGGATGCCTTCGTGCAGATGCTGCGCGAGGGGTTGGCGCCGGACGCTATTCGATCGGGTACTTGA
- a CDS encoding dienelactone hydrolase family protein yields MSLLTATRLHLCSFGLLAGLSLTATTAFADEATDQALHKGRWQGMAAMANLYLNDATPAEFMDAGDKEKSEHDNYAGALAFYLTAARLDPKNAFAAYQAAAALSSMDSPELAAQYLDEARERGFWQAVILKEDDELEPMKNDPAYQKLLQAAEKNYPTQAKDAGLAAFSIPEGKAPAGGWPVVVWLAGFGTEGVKGTNMRADLVGDKAVLVALNGTLKRDEHQFMWQQQSVEPTEQAVAAALKKLEKDTRIDRSKVALIGFSQGAEHAAHLIAQYPQNYSGAVLLSPGGFKIPFTVQKAKDKRLVVVHGAQEHESNLQLTATTEKAFASNNKVQSHEHPEGHTFQDDWRKAYPGYLDYALGL; encoded by the coding sequence ATGTCATTGCTGACAGCGACCCGCCTGCACCTCTGCTCCTTCGGCCTGCTGGCCGGCCTCAGCCTCACCGCAACCACTGCTTTCGCCGACGAGGCCACCGACCAGGCCCTGCACAAAGGCCGCTGGCAAGGCATGGCCGCCATGGCCAACCTGTACCTCAACGACGCCACCCCGGCCGAGTTCATGGATGCCGGTGACAAAGAGAAGAGCGAGCACGACAACTATGCCGGCGCCCTGGCCTTCTACCTGACCGCCGCCCGCCTCGACCCGAAGAACGCCTTCGCCGCGTACCAGGCCGCTGCCGCGCTGTCGTCCATGGACAGCCCGGAACTGGCCGCGCAATACCTCGACGAGGCCCGCGAGCGCGGCTTCTGGCAAGCGGTGATCCTCAAGGAAGACGACGAACTGGAGCCGATGAAAAACGACCCGGCCTACCAGAAGCTGCTGCAAGCGGCCGAGAAGAACTACCCGACCCAGGCCAAGGACGCCGGCCTCGCCGCCTTCAGCATCCCTGAAGGCAAGGCCCCGGCTGGCGGCTGGCCGGTGGTGGTGTGGCTGGCAGGCTTTGGCACCGAAGGCGTCAAGGGCACCAACATGCGCGCCGACCTGGTCGGCGACAAGGCCGTGCTGGTGGCCCTGAACGGTACCCTCAAGCGCGACGAGCATCAGTTCATGTGGCAGCAGCAGTCGGTCGAGCCGACCGAACAAGCGGTGGCCGCAGCGCTGAAGAAGCTGGAAAAAGACACCCGCATCGACCGCTCGAAAGTCGCCCTGATCGGCTTCTCCCAGGGTGCCGAACACGCCGCCCACCTGATCGCCCAGTACCCGCAGAACTACAGCGGCGCGGTGCTGCTGTCGCCGGGCGGCTTCAAGATCCCGTTCACCGTGCAGAAGGCCAAGGACAAGCGCCTGGTCGTGGTCCACGGCGCCCAGGAGCATGAAAGCAACCTGCAACTGACCGCCACCACCGAAAAAGCCTTCGCCAGCAACAACAAGGTGCAGAGCCACGAACACCCTGAAGGCCACACCTTCCAGGACGACTGGCGCAAGGCCTACCCAGGCTACCTGGACTACGCCCTGGGCCTTTGA
- a CDS encoding RtcB family protein — protein MNILEVAGGKPIKLWTDGVPVDEGAREQLLNTAKMPFIFKHLAVMPDVHLGKGSTIGSVIPTLGAIIPAAVGVDIGCGMIAARTSLTASDLPDNLHGLRSAIEKAVPHGKTFGRRDQGAWDSVPAMADRAWHDLAARFKAITDKYPKLEKTNNRQHLGTLGGGNHFIEVCLDEANRVWFMLHSGSRGVGNAIGNLFIELAQADMRQHIANLPDRNLAYFEEGSRHFADYVEAVEWAQDFARQNRALMMHAVIAATRKVLGKPFEANLEAVNCHHNYVQREHHFGHDVLVTRKGAVSAQKGELGIIPGSMGAKSFIVRGLGNEEAFCSCSHGAGRVMSRTRAKQAFTVEDQRRATAHVECRKDKDVIDEIPMAYKDIDAVMQAQRELVEVVHTLRQVVCVKG, from the coding sequence ATGAACATACTCGAAGTGGCCGGCGGCAAGCCGATCAAGCTCTGGACCGACGGCGTCCCGGTGGACGAGGGCGCCCGTGAGCAACTGCTGAACACCGCGAAGATGCCGTTCATCTTCAAGCACCTGGCGGTGATGCCCGATGTGCACCTGGGCAAGGGCTCGACCATCGGCAGCGTGATCCCGACCCTGGGCGCGATCATCCCGGCGGCGGTTGGCGTCGACATCGGCTGCGGCATGATTGCCGCGCGCACCTCGCTGACCGCCAGCGACCTGCCGGACAACCTGCACGGCCTGCGCTCGGCGATCGAAAAGGCTGTGCCCCATGGCAAGACCTTCGGCCGCCGCGACCAGGGCGCCTGGGACAGCGTGCCGGCCATGGCCGACCGTGCCTGGCACGACCTGGCGGCGCGCTTCAAGGCGATCACCGACAAGTACCCGAAGCTTGAGAAAACCAACAACCGCCAGCACCTGGGCACCCTCGGCGGCGGCAATCATTTCATCGAGGTTTGCCTGGATGAAGCCAACCGCGTCTGGTTCATGTTGCACAGCGGTTCACGCGGGGTCGGCAATGCCATCGGCAACCTGTTCATTGAACTGGCCCAGGCCGACATGCGCCAGCACATCGCCAACCTGCCGGACCGCAACCTGGCCTATTTCGAAGAAGGCAGCCGGCACTTTGCCGACTACGTCGAGGCGGTGGAGTGGGCTCAGGATTTCGCCCGGCAGAACCGTGCGCTGATGATGCACGCGGTGATCGCCGCTACACGCAAGGTGCTCGGCAAACCCTTTGAGGCCAACCTCGAAGCGGTCAACTGCCACCACAACTATGTGCAGCGCGAGCATCACTTTGGCCACGACGTGCTGGTCACCCGCAAGGGCGCAGTGTCGGCGCAAAAGGGCGAGCTGGGGATTATTCCCGGCTCCATGGGCGCCAAGAGTTTCATCGTTCGTGGCCTGGGCAACGAAGAGGCGTTCTGCTCCTGCAGCCATGGCGCCGGGCGGGTGATGAGCCGTACCCGGGCCAAGCAGGCGTTCACCGTTGAGGATCAGCGCCGCGCCACTGCCCATGTCGAATGCCGCAAGGACAAGGACGTGATCGACGAGATCCCCATGGCCTACAAGGACATCGACGCGGTGATGCAGGCCCAGCGCGAACTGGTGGAAGTAGTGCACACCCTGCGTCAGGTGGTGTGCGTAAAGGGATAG
- a CDS encoding glutathione S-transferase family protein, with product MKLIGMLDSPYVRRVAVSLELYGISFEHQAVSVFRNFAEFAAINPVVKAPSLVLDDGTLLMDSTLILDYFEALAVPAKKLLPQDPLARASDLQVIGLALAASEKSVQIYYEHNLRPQEKLHTPWLERVTGQLQAAYAQLDGLLAEQPSKCPSLPLSQAEITTAVAWSFTQYVCAEVVAASDYAHVQRLAQKIEGHPAMLKYPIE from the coding sequence ATGAAACTCATCGGCATGCTCGATTCCCCCTACGTGCGCCGCGTCGCGGTATCGCTGGAGCTGTACGGCATCAGCTTCGAACACCAGGCGGTGTCGGTGTTTCGCAATTTTGCCGAGTTCGCCGCGATCAATCCGGTGGTCAAGGCGCCGAGCCTGGTGCTGGACGACGGCACGCTGCTGATGGATTCGACGCTGATTCTGGATTACTTCGAAGCCCTGGCCGTACCCGCCAAAAAGTTATTGCCACAAGACCCGCTGGCCCGCGCCAGCGATTTGCAGGTGATCGGCCTGGCGCTGGCGGCCAGTGAGAAGTCGGTGCAGATCTACTACGAGCACAACCTGCGCCCGCAAGAGAAGCTGCACACGCCCTGGCTGGAGCGGGTGACCGGGCAGTTGCAGGCGGCGTATGCGCAGCTCGACGGCTTGCTCGCCGAACAGCCGAGCAAGTGCCCCAGCCTGCCCTTGAGCCAGGCAGAAATCACCACGGCGGTGGCCTGGTCGTTCACCCAGTACGTATGCGCCGAGGTGGTTGCGGCCAGCGACTATGCGCATGTGCAGCGTCTGGCGCAGAAGATCGAAGGGCATCCGGCGATGCTCAAGTACCCGATCGAATAG
- a CDS encoding slipin family protein: MKLLKRFIVKKNERGLLFCEGDFVSILEPGVHKRFDLHNRLTVETFSLNTSLFEHRLAGYLRQSEPALVEQYFERMDLAENEAGLRFEDGALVELLAPGSRQLYWKGQSAQTLQRIDLSQTYRLDSALVAQLNQPKLRGRSLAGLDAVLLAAVPAFHVGVLKVDGVVEELLGAGQYGFWRFNRQVSVELVDMRIQAMEISGQEILTRDKVSLRLNLAANWRYSDVLGAFAQLSKPLEHLYREVQFGLRAAVGTRTLDELLENKQLIDDSVSQYLQEKLAGSGIEVSGLGVRDIILPGEMKTLLAQVVEAEKAAQANVIRRREETSATRSLLNTAKVMEDNPTALRLKELETLERVAERIDRISVFGGLDQVLNGLVSIKAG, encoded by the coding sequence ATGAAACTGTTGAAACGCTTTATCGTGAAAAAGAACGAACGCGGCCTGCTGTTCTGCGAAGGCGACTTTGTGTCGATCCTCGAACCTGGCGTGCACAAGCGTTTCGACCTGCACAACCGGCTGACGGTAGAAACCTTCAGCCTCAATACTTCGCTGTTCGAACATCGCCTGGCGGGCTACCTGCGTCAGAGCGAGCCGGCCTTGGTCGAGCAGTATTTCGAGCGCATGGACCTGGCGGAAAACGAAGCCGGCCTGCGTTTTGAGGACGGTGCCCTGGTCGAATTGCTGGCTCCGGGCAGCCGCCAGCTGTACTGGAAGGGCCAGAGTGCGCAGACCCTGCAGCGCATCGACCTGAGCCAGACCTATCGCCTGGATAGCGCCCTGGTAGCCCAGCTCAACCAGCCTAAACTGCGCGGTCGCAGCCTGGCCGGGCTGGATGCGGTGTTGCTGGCGGCGGTGCCGGCGTTCCATGTCGGTGTATTGAAGGTCGATGGCGTGGTGGAAGAGTTGCTGGGTGCCGGGCAGTACGGCTTCTGGCGCTTCAACCGTCAGGTGAGTGTCGAGTTGGTCGACATGCGGATCCAGGCCATGGAAATCAGCGGGCAGGAAATTCTCACCCGCGACAAGGTCAGCCTGCGCCTGAATCTTGCGGCCAACTGGCGCTACAGCGATGTGCTCGGTGCGTTCGCGCAGTTGAGCAAACCGCTGGAGCATCTGTACCGCGAGGTGCAGTTCGGCCTGCGGGCGGCGGTGGGTACCCGCACCCTCGATGAACTGTTGGAAAACAAGCAGTTGATCGACGATTCGGTCAGCCAGTACCTGCAGGAAAAACTCGCTGGCAGCGGCATCGAAGTCAGCGGCCTGGGGGTGCGCGACATTATCCTCCCAGGCGAGATGAAAACCCTGCTGGCGCAGGTGGTGGAGGCAGAGAAAGCGGCGCAAGCCAACGTCATCCGCCGCCGTGAAGAGACCTCGGCGACCCGATCGCTGCTCAACACCGCCAAAGTCATGGAAGACAACCCGACGGCCCTGCGCCTGAAGGAACTGGAGACCCTGGAGCGGGTGGCCGAGCGCATCGACCGGATTTCGGTGTTCGGCGGCCTGGATCAGGTGTTGAATGGACTGGTCAGCATCAAGGCCGGATGA
- a CDS encoding SGNH/GDSL hydrolase family protein — translation MPRLHNILGLALLICALPGCSPVAAVNTSAKPANTAAKAPASRVDGNLAVLAGKFKNANRAPVNIIQFGDSHTAADLFSGEMRRLLQARYGDGGIGLIAATPVPGTRYDQVILKTAKRQWELVSARNQQSTQFPLGGYLSVPMAANPSVRIEAREPTAQRYRVQALYQARENSTLVLRDGRGRNQRLLAATGGQWRFGPQVSNLALPLDLSVSNRPGTLLGGWYIQGQKNAGVIYSALGINGARLEVQDKWQAGWQDNLKTLRPDLVILAYGTNEAFDDTLDLGLYQTQLRNTLKRLRQDLPRAVILLVGPPDSIKQRKARSCSARQPQQLAQVIRIQRQAAKQANALFWDWQAYMGGQCSIVGWQASGLARGDLVHLTADGYKKSAAGLHEFLRNQLGLK, via the coding sequence ATGCCTCGACTGCACAACATTCTGGGGTTGGCCCTGCTGATCTGCGCGTTGCCGGGCTGTAGCCCGGTAGCGGCGGTCAACACCTCGGCCAAGCCTGCCAATACGGCGGCCAAGGCCCCGGCCAGCCGCGTCGATGGCAACCTGGCGGTACTGGCGGGCAAGTTCAAGAACGCCAACCGCGCGCCGGTCAACATCATCCAGTTCGGCGATTCGCACACCGCTGCCGACCTCTTCAGTGGCGAGATGCGCCGCCTGCTGCAGGCGCGTTATGGTGATGGCGGTATCGGCCTGATTGCCGCCACGCCGGTGCCCGGCACCCGCTACGACCAGGTGATCCTGAAAACCGCCAAGCGCCAGTGGGAGCTGGTGTCGGCGCGCAACCAGCAGAGCACGCAATTCCCGCTTGGCGGTTACCTGTCGGTGCCGATGGCGGCCAACCCCAGCGTGCGCATCGAAGCCCGCGAGCCTACGGCGCAACGCTATCGGGTGCAGGCGCTGTACCAGGCGCGGGAAAACAGCACCCTGGTGCTGCGCGATGGCCGTGGGCGCAACCAGCGCCTGCTGGCGGCCACCGGCGGGCAGTGGCGCTTCGGCCCGCAAGTCAGCAACCTGGCTCTGCCGCTGGACCTGAGCGTCAGCAATCGCCCCGGCACGCTGCTGGGTGGCTGGTATATCCAGGGCCAGAAGAATGCCGGGGTGATCTACTCGGCGCTGGGCATCAATGGCGCGCGCCTGGAAGTGCAGGATAAATGGCAGGCCGGCTGGCAGGACAACCTCAAGACCCTGCGCCCCGACCTGGTGATTCTCGCCTACGGCACCAATGAAGCCTTCGATGACACCCTCGATCTTGGCCTGTACCAGACGCAACTGCGCAACACCCTCAAGCGCCTGCGCCAGGATCTGCCGCGCGCGGTGATATTGCTGGTCGGCCCGCCGGACTCGATCAAGCAGCGCAAGGCTCGTAGCTGCAGTGCGCGCCAGCCGCAGCAACTGGCCCAGGTGATCCGCATCCAGCGCCAGGCGGCCAAGCAGGCCAATGCGCTGTTCTGGGACTGGCAGGCGTACATGGGCGGGCAGTGCTCGATTGTCGGCTGGCAGGCGTCGGGCCTGGCCCGTGGTGATCTGGTGCACCTGACGGCTGATGGCTACAAGAAAAGCGCGGCCGGCCTGCACGAGTTTTTGCGCAACCAGCTGGGCTTGAAGTAG
- a CDS encoding EamA family transporter, which yields MPRAQSLKIVLATLFVVLCWAYSPTGIHIALQGYEPGHLALARFIVASVFMAFVALWRGISLPRLKDLPLLMLLGFFAVFAHHVAINFGQRGISAGASSVLAQSTPLFSLLIGCFVLRQKASAWHWGCLVLGMLGAAMVVAGDHGPGALNAHGLLVLLAALSWSIYFTLQKLHGHRYDGLTMVCYTIWAGTALLLVYLPGLAGAVKAAPLQADLAVLMLGVFPSALAYLGWAFVLSHTQVSRATMALYLIPPCAMLIAASLLGEQPSLMVIVAAVVVLISVLALNIPSRRRIQRPEQLHQ from the coding sequence ATGCCACGCGCCCAATCCCTGAAAATCGTCCTGGCGACCCTGTTCGTGGTGCTGTGCTGGGCCTACTCACCCACGGGCATCCATATCGCCCTGCAAGGCTACGAACCGGGCCATCTGGCCTTGGCGCGGTTTATCGTGGCGTCGGTATTCATGGCCTTTGTCGCACTGTGGCGAGGGATCAGCCTGCCCCGGCTCAAGGACTTGCCGCTGTTGATGCTGCTCGGTTTTTTCGCAGTGTTTGCTCACCATGTGGCGATCAACTTCGGCCAGCGCGGGATCAGTGCCGGGGCATCCAGTGTGCTGGCGCAATCCACACCGTTGTTCAGCCTGTTGATCGGCTGTTTTGTTCTGCGTCAGAAGGCCAGCGCCTGGCACTGGGGCTGCCTGGTGCTGGGCATGCTTGGCGCGGCGATGGTGGTTGCCGGGGATCACGGGCCAGGCGCACTGAACGCCCACGGCCTGCTGGTGCTGTTGGCCGCGCTGTCGTGGAGTATCTACTTCACCCTGCAGAAACTTCATGGCCATCGGTACGACGGCCTGACCATGGTCTGCTACACCATCTGGGCCGGCACCGCCTTGCTGCTGGTGTATCTGCCGGGCCTGGCCGGCGCCGTGAAGGCCGCGCCACTGCAGGCAGACCTGGCGGTGTTGATGCTGGGCGTATTTCCCAGCGCCCTGGCCTACCTGGGCTGGGCCTTTGTACTGAGCCACACGCAGGTCAGCCGGGCAACCATGGCGCTGTACCTGATCCCGCCCTGCGCCATGCTGATCGCGGCCTCGCTGCTCGGCGAGCAGCCTTCGCTGATGGTGATAGTCGCAGCGGTGGTCGTGTTGATCAGTGTGCTGGCCCTGAACATTCCATCACGGCGGCGAATTCAACGGCCTGAACAGTTGCACCAATAG
- a CDS encoding nucleotidyltransferase domain-containing protein, protein MNKEDRHPLPGAMREWVLEELRRVELEHDVRVLYACESGSRAWGFASTDSDFDVRFIYVPRQDWYLRVDEPRDVIERPLTDELDISGWELRKTLKLLRNSNPTLLEWLGSPLVYRAEPGAVESLRALALNFYSARAARHHYLSMAKKNHRDFLQGEQVRFKKYLYVLRSLLAVRWIDLGLGMPPTAFADLLAGTLNEPQMLAEIDELLRIKRQAVEADYGPRRVVLQQFIDSELLRAETSPALPRLRGDTQQLDDYLRDTVRRYS, encoded by the coding sequence ATGAACAAGGAAGACCGTCACCCACTGCCGGGGGCCATGCGCGAGTGGGTGCTTGAAGAATTGCGCCGGGTCGAGCTTGAACACGATGTGCGCGTGCTCTACGCCTGCGAATCCGGCAGCCGTGCCTGGGGCTTTGCCTCCACCGACAGCGATTTCGACGTGCGCTTCATCTACGTCCCGCGCCAGGACTGGTACCTGCGTGTCGACGAGCCGCGCGACGTGATCGAACGGCCGCTGACCGACGAGCTGGACATCAGCGGTTGGGAGCTGCGCAAGACCCTGAAGCTGCTGCGCAACTCCAACCCGACCCTGCTCGAATGGCTCGGCTCGCCGCTGGTGTATCGCGCCGAGCCCGGTGCGGTCGAGTCGCTGCGGGCGCTGGCGCTGAACTTCTACAGCGCTCGGGCGGCGCGGCATCACTACTTGTCGATGGCGAAAAAGAACCACCGCGACTTTCTCCAGGGCGAGCAGGTGCGCTTCAAGAAGTACCTTTACGTGCTGCGTTCGCTGTTGGCGGTGCGCTGGATCGACCTGGGCCTGGGCATGCCGCCGACGGCCTTTGCCGACCTCTTGGCAGGCACCTTGAACGAGCCACAGATGCTTGCCGAGATCGATGAATTGCTGCGCATCAAGCGCCAGGCGGTCGAGGCCGATTACGGGCCGCGACGGGTGGTGCTGCAGCAGTTCATCGACAGTGAGCTGCTGCGTGCAGAAACTTCACCAGCCTTGCCGCGGCTGCGCGGTGATACGCAACAGCTGGATGACTATTTGCGCGATACTGTGCGGCGTTATTCATAG
- the ppa gene encoding inorganic diphosphatase: MSYSKIPAGKDLPNDIYVAIEIPANHAPIKYEIDKDSDCLFVDRFMATPMFYPANYGYIPNTLADDGDPLDVLVVTPYPVAPGSVIRARPVGILNMTDDGGGDAKVIAVPHDKLSQLYVDVKEYTDLPALLIQQIEHFFANYKDLEKGKWVKIEGWDGADAARAAITKSVAAYKG, encoded by the coding sequence ATGAGCTACAGCAAGATTCCGGCTGGCAAAGACCTGCCGAACGACATCTACGTCGCCATCGAGATTCCAGCCAACCACGCGCCGATCAAATACGAGATCGACAAGGACAGCGACTGCCTGTTCGTTGACCGTTTCATGGCTACCCCGATGTTCTACCCGGCCAACTACGGCTACATCCCCAACACCCTGGCCGACGACGGTGACCCCCTCGACGTGCTGGTTGTTACCCCGTACCCGGTAGCGCCAGGCTCGGTAATTCGCGCCCGTCCGGTCGGCATCCTGAACATGACCGACGACGGCGGCGGCGACGCCAAAGTCATCGCCGTACCGCACGACAAACTGTCGCAACTGTACGTCGACGTCAAAGAATACACCGACCTGCCAGCCCTGCTGATCCAGCAGATCGAGCACTTCTTCGCGAACTACAAAGATCTCGAGAAAGGCAAGTGGGTCAAGATCGAAGGCTGGGATGGCGCTGACGCCGCCCGCGCTGCGATCACCAAGTCGGTTGCCGCTTACAAAGGCTAA